DNA from Clarias gariepinus isolate MV-2021 ecotype Netherlands chromosome 23, CGAR_prim_01v2, whole genome shotgun sequence:
tttaaacaataaatataggTAATGAGAACTCCTTTTCCCATGACTGAGCCAACCTTTTATATTTGTTACCCCCAATCAGGTGGTACTGTGTGCTGTGGAGAGTTCGTCTCATTTCATCCCTCCGTCTGACTTGATCCTGCTCAACCTGTCGCTAGCTAACCTGCTGACGTCACTCTTCCGCACCGTGCCCATCTTCATCTCGGACCTGGGTCTGGAAGTGTACCTGGAGACAAACTGGTGTAGAGTGTTCATGCTGCTGTGGGTGTGGTGGCGCTCCGTGGGCACCTGGGCCACGCTGGCCCTCAGCCTCTTTCACTACACCACGCTGAGACGTAAGCACGTAGCCGTGGGCCCGCTGGCGCAGCAGAGGGACCGAAGACGCGTCATTCTTGCGCTGGGACTCGTCTGGGGTGCCAACCTGGTGTTTTCCATTCCTGCTGCCGTCTACACCAAACACGTCCGTGGAAATGCCACTTCCGAAATCATGGTGATCAGCTGCACCACACGCCCGCTGCTCGGCTGCACGTGGGAATTCCCATCCAAACAGGAGGGGGTGGCCTTCGCCTCCGCCTCACTCGCTTTTAATGAGGTTTGTGCACTTGGTTACTGCCGTTCAGTGATACAAGTACAGATGTAGAGACCTTtgttcagacagacagatttatacagtatatacagtttatatacatgaaagtaaacagatacagagagtaTTCAGAATGTGCTGATGATgtcatcctcctcctccaggTGCTTCCTTTGCTGCTGATGGTGAGTACTAACCTGGCGACTCTCCGAGTGCTGGCTAAACACATCCGCATGGTGATGGCGGCCGCGGAGAGTGGACCGGCTCATGTGCAATCGGAGCGGAAAGCGGGTCAGGTGATCATGATGCTGGTGGCGCTGTTCGTCGTGTGCTGGGTGATGCAGGTGGCCGCTGTCACATATTACAACTACGACCGTGGCGTGCACTCCGAAGCCCTGCTGACCGTCTCGCAGTTCTCTGCCTCCGTCTTTGTGGGCTTTAGCCCCATGGTGGTGGCGCTCGGTCATGGGAAGCTGCGCAAGAGGATTGTGGTCATGGTGCAGGAACTGTGTGTCAAGGTGGGCTGCAGGACCACCAAGACTGAGGacaacaagaagaaaagggGGGCGCTAGAGAGCAGCACAGTCTCATACAAACAagagacacagacaaagaaAGTGACGATGTGATTTCAAAATCAGTGCAACCTCTTGTCATGCACATACACCCTGTGGCTGCTGGGGGCGCTATGCAGGATATTTTACAAACAGATGAATGCACTGcaggattttattattttatagcacAAATATAATCCCAGTGTACATGCAGACTAGCCTTCAGGTCAAATTTACAAGATCTGTAAAACTTCAGACCCCTTAATATCAGGATTTTAGGCAATAAGTCTAGTAGACGTCTGGGGTATCTCCTGTAGACGTCCTGCAGTCGCACCTTTCTTCGCTGGGAAAACTCTGTCTTCTGCTTATTATTGAGTGATGCAATGGAAAAATCTTGATcttaaatacaaaatttttatttactttatagacttgcttttttaaaagcttatgcaaaataataatattaattattactgcCTCCTTTGCCCTCCTGAACTCCTATTCAGGGATGAATGTGGCATCATCAGGATGCGAGCTCACAACCTACAGATGATATGGCAAACATTTTTCAGTTGCACCACCCAATAGCACTAGATGAAACTTAGATGTCTAAATTATCATTAAACTGAAGTTACTGAATAATATAGTGGGGCATTTCCCTTTTTGTATTCGCAACAGCACCCCCAGTGGCCACTAGAATACAACAGCTACTAAACATGATGTACAGGTGTTAAGTTCAGGGAAACACAGAGCAGGgcggggcgggggggggggggggggggggggggtggatgaGGGAGTCTGGGGGTCGTGGATTAAAATGTCAGgtatttttttctatactgCAAGATCAAACTGCTcacagtgtaaaaataaaaatttttaggCTGCCTCAAAAATCTAAACTCATTTGAACAGCCACCAAGGAACAGCCACAGGAGTCACTGACAAAGGGTCACTAATGAACAGCCACTGACAAACAGCCACTCACCAATAGCCACTGATGAAGAGTCACTGACAGTGTTGTATGTTGTCATACAGTTGTAATTAGCTGTTCACCCTAAACGCATTGGACCAAAGTTGGTTTTGAAATTCAGAATGACTTTAATAACATGAGATGATTGGTAATGACAATGAATAAGCCCCAAATACATCCTCAAACCCAATACCAATGTTGTTCCGACGTCTGTAACGGTGCCTGCTGGATGTTGGCACCACATAGTCACAACCAATTCCTGCTGGGTTTTAAACATTCACCAGCAACCGACCACTAATAAACAGACATTTAATTCAACATCCATCAAATCCTTCTCTGTAGTGTTTATCCTGTGTAGAGtggcagggggcctggagccaacaCTGCCCCGCAAACCATCACCAACCCCTAAACTGACCAGattaaaaactgctttttgaC
Protein-coding regions in this window:
- the LOC128511540 gene encoding olfactory receptor class A-like protein 4 codes for the protein MAHVLTVDAILFGVLVFSGILGNLLVIYTVVLCAVESSSHFIPPSDLILLNLSLANLLTSLFRTVPIFISDLGLEVYLETNWCRVFMLLWVWWRSVGTWATLALSLFHYTTLRRKHVAVGPLAQQRDRRRVILALGLVWGANLVFSIPAAVYTKHVRGNATSEIMVISCTTRPLLGCTWEFPSKQEGVAFASASLAFNEVLPLLLMVSTNLATLRVLAKHIRMVMAAAESGPAHVQSERKAGQVIMMLVALFVVCWVMQVAAVTYYNYDRGVHSEALLTVSQFSASVFVGFSPMVVALGHGKLRKRIVVMVQELCVKVGCRTTKTEDNKKKRGALESSTVSYKQETQTKKVTM